A section of the Bacillus sp. HSf4 genome encodes:
- a CDS encoding excalibur calcium-binding domain-containing protein, translating to MKKWFAVFLSIGLAIGFSCSTGDTAEAKTKVKTYKNCKALNKAYKGGVARAKSVKNKGGKTKYKPYVSKALYDANKRLDRDKDKIACER from the coding sequence ATGAAAAAATGGTTTGCTGTTTTCCTTTCCATCGGTCTCGCCATCGGTTTTTCCTGCAGTACCGGGGACACCGCGGAAGCGAAAACAAAAGTGAAAACATATAAAAATTGCAAGGCGCTGAATAAGGCGTATAAAGGCGGTGTTGCCCGCGCTAAATCGGTAAAAAACAAAGGCGGTAAAACGAAGTACAAGCCTTATGTATCCAAAGCGCTGTATGACGCGAATAAAAGGCTTGACCGCGACAAGGATAAAATCGCCTGTGAACGCTGA